Proteins encoded within one genomic window of Camelina sativa cultivar DH55 chromosome 19, Cs, whole genome shotgun sequence:
- the LOC104768136 gene encoding probable inactive receptor-like kinase SSP: MPLKLYLTFVDTETAAERKHKRLVKLLGYCYDEDVGVGFLVSEFMPNDTLANRLFHQKNMDWSMRMRVAYNIAEALDYCRIARAFSYDNLSANSVLFDKDGEACLSSFGLVTAIIRYNRREGGNVNTGNVTYRFGTILVNLLTGMQIAPSHAPEMINGKDVTELIDPNLKGKYSKEEATVVLKLASECLQCNDYKERFVTKEVAPTLEALHAKK; the protein is encoded by the exons atgccTTTAAAGCTTTATCTCACTTTT GTAGACACAGAAACAGCTGCGGAGCGAAAGCACAAGAGACTCGTCAAGTTGTTGGGATATTGCTACGATGAAGATGTAGGAGTAGGGTTTCTTGTTTCGGAGTTCATGCCTAATGATACGCTGGCTAACCGTTTGTTCCATC AGAAAAACATGGATTGGTCAATGAGAATGCGAGTGGCGTACAATATAGCCGAAGCATTGGATTACTGCAGAATTGCACGTGCTTTCTCGTACGATAATCTGAGTGCTAACTCAGTTCTGTTTGATAAG GATGGTGAGGCCTGTCTCTCCAGTTTCGGTTTAGTTACGGCGATCATCCGTTATAATCGAAGAGAAGGAG GAAATGTCAACACTGGGAATGTGACATACAGAtttggtactatccttgtgaaTCTGCTTACTGGAATGCAAATTGCTCCAAGCCAT GCTCCTGAGATGATCAATGGAAAGGATGTTACTGAGCTGATTGATCCAAATCTGAAGGGAAAGTATTCTAAAGAAGAAGCTACCGTAGTCTTAAAACTCGCCTCTGAATGTTTGCAATGCAATGATTATAAGGAGAGGTTCGTCACAAAAGAGGTTGCTCCAACACTTGAAGCCTTACACGCTAAGAAATAA
- the LOC104767021 gene encoding zinc finger protein ZAT2-like gives MSNSSNSDPNFDIPFASSDVPLPSYNQKPRRKRTKLTNNEPGSSSSPSSRPNPVKKPLDSDAPPQIARPCTECGKQFGSLKALFGHMRCHPERQWRGIIPPPDHKRGTNATAASSSSNLNFVLNKSEEEDHNIASCLLLLAKRPVVLSSSSGVEGRFECGGCKKVFGSHQALGGHRATHKDVKGCFAASNSTEDPSPPQDIVGQDKGKSVKLVSGMNHRCHICLRVFSSGQALGGHMRCHWEKDQEEHQVRAIDLNVPAATSPPDTFFRS, from the coding sequence ATGTCGAACTCTTCAAACTCCGATCCCAATTTCGACATCCCATTTGCTTCCTCCGATGTACCTCTTCCGAGTTACAATcaaaaaccaagaagaaaacGTACTAAACTCACCAACAACGAAcccggttcttcttcttctccttcttcaaggCCTAATCCGGTCAAGAAACCGCTGGACTCTGACGCTCCTCCACAAATCGCACGGCCATGCACTGAATGTGGTAAACAATTCGGGTCACTGAAGGCACTCTTTGGACACATGAGATGTCACCCTGAACGTCAGTGGCGTGGCATCATCCCTCCTCCGGACCACAAACGTGGGACTAACGCAACCGCCGCGTCATCATCCTccaatttgaattttgttttaaataaatccGAGGAGGAAGATCATAACATAGCCTCTTGCTTACTATTGTTGGCTAAACGTCCTGTTGTCTTGAGCAGTTCAAGTGGAGTTGAGGGACGGTTCGAGTGCGGAGGTTGTAAGAAAGTGTTTGGGTCACATCAAGCGTTGGGCGGACATAGAGCAACGCATAAAGATGTGAAAGGATGTTTCGCCGCTTCAAACTCAACCGAAGATCCTTCTCCTCCTCAGGATATCGTTGGTCAAGACAAAGGCAAGAGTGTTAAGTTGGTCTCTGGAATGAACCATCGATGTCACATCTGTTTAAGAGTGTTCTCGAGTGGTCAAGCGTTAGGTGGCCACATGAGATGTCATTGGGAGAAGGATCAGGAAGAGCACCAAGTCAGGGCAATCGATCTTAATGTTCCTGCGGCGACATCTCCTCCTGACACATTCTTTAGATCTTAG
- the LOC104767024 gene encoding ubiquitin domain-containing protein DSK2a: MGGDADSSQPLTAEGGAVAVNVRCSNGTKFSVTTSLDSTVESFKELIAQNSDVPANQQRLIYKGRILKDDQTLLSYGLQADHTVHMVRGFVPSSPTPAAPAANQTTAPQAVGSNDSSNLGGTNLGESLFPGLGFNPLGGGNAMAGLFGSGLPDLEQAQQQLAQNPNMVRDMMNTPAMQNIMNNPEFMRSMIMNNPQMRELVDRNPELGHVLNDPSILRQTLEAARNPELMREMMRNTDRAMSNIESMPEGFNMLRRMYENVQEPLMNATAMSGNAGSNTGSNPFAALLGNQGATTQGTDATNNSSTPNAETGTGNSIPNANPLPNPWGAAAGQTTATGRTISGGDTRSPGLGGLGGLGGLGGLGGLGGLGMLGADSPLGATPDASQLNQILQNPAMSQMMQSLLSNPQYMNQLMSLNPQLRSMLDMNPQLREMMQNPEFLRQFSSPEMMQQMMTLQQSLFSQNRTTAGQDPGQTGAATGTANNGGMDFLMNMFGSLGAGGLSGTNQPNVPPEERFATQLQQLQEMGFYDRAENIRALLATNGNVNAAVERLLGGIGQ; the protein is encoded by the exons ATGGGTGGAGACGCAGATTCGAGTCAGCCGCTGACTGCTGAAGGAGGAGCTGTTGCCGTCAACGTCAGGTGCTCGAACGGCACGAAATTTAGTGTTACGACGAGCCTCGATTCCACGGTGGAGTCTTTCAAAGAGTTGATTGCGCAGAACAGCGATGTGCCAGCTAATCAGCAGCGATTGATTTATAAAGGTCGCATCCTCAAGGACGATCAGACGCTCCTCAGCTATG GTTTGCAGGCTGATCACACTGTTCATATGGTTCGAGGCTTTGTGCCTTCTTCACCAACTCCTGCTGCTCCAGCTGCAAACCAAACCACTGCTCCTCAAGCGGTTGGTTCAAATGATAGCTCAAATCTAGGAGGAACGAATCTAGGAGAATCTTTGTTCCCTGGGCTTGGATTTAATCCTTTGGGTGGTGGAAATGCTATGGCTGGATTATTTGGATCTGGTCTTCCGGATCTTGAGCAGGCACAGCAACAACTAGCTCAAAACCCTAACATGGTTAGAGATATGATGAATACACCAGCCATGCAGAATATAATGAATAATCCGGAATTTATGAGGAGTATGATTATGAATAATCCTCAAATGCGTGAGCTTGTAGATCGCAATCCTGAGCTTGGTCATGTGCTCAATGACCCAAGCATCCTTCGCCAAACTTTAGAGGCTGCGAGAAACCCTGAGCTTATGCGTGAAATGATGCGGAATACCGATAGGGCGATGAGTAATATCGAGTCTATGCCTGAGGGGTTTAATATGCTTAGGCGTATGTATGAAAACGTCCAGGAACCGTTAATGAATGCTACTGCTATGTCGGGTAATGCTGGTAGCAATACGGGCTCTAATCCATTTGCTGCTCTTCTTGGAAACCAGGGGGCCACTACGCAAGGAACTGATGCTACTAATAATTCTTCAACACCGAATGCTGAAACCGGTACAGGAAATAGTATTCCAAATGCCAATCCACTTCCTAATCCTTGGGGTGCTGCGGCTG GCCAGACAACCGCCACTGGAAGGACAATTTCTGGTGGGGACACGAGAAGCCCTGGACTTGGTGGCCTTGGTGGTCTTGGTGGCCTTGGTGGACTTGGTGGCCTCGGCGGACTCGGTATGCTTGGAGCAGATTCACCTCTTGGTGCGACTCCAGATGCTTCTCAATTGAACCAAATACTGCAAAACCCAGCTATGTCGCAGATGATGCAAAGCCTACTTTCCAATCCACAATACATGAATCAG CTTATGAGTCTCAACCCCCAACTCCGAAGCATGCTAGATATGAATCCTCAGTTGAGGGAAATGATGCAGAACCCTGAATTCCTTCGCCAGTTTAGCTCTCCTGAGATGATGCAG CAAATGATGACTCTACAGCAATCACTTTTCTCCCAGAATAGGACTACGGCTGGCCA GGATCCGGGGCAAACTGGTGCTGCGACAG GGACGGCCAATAATGGGGGGATGGATTTTTTGATGAATATGTTTGGCAGTCTTGGTGCTGGCGGCCTGAGTGGCACGAACCAACCCAACG TGCCTCCTGAGGAGCGTTTTGCTACTCAGTTGCAACAGCTGCAGGAAATGGGATTCTACGACAGAGCAGAGAACATAAGGGCTTTGCTAGCAACCAATGGTAACGTTAATGCTGCTGTAGAACGACTCTTGGGAGGTATTGGCCAGTAG